The following is a genomic window from Strix aluco isolate bStrAlu1 chromosome 3, bStrAlu1.hap1, whole genome shotgun sequence.
AGTACAATTTTCCTGGctgaatttgtgtaaccttccatggggATTTATGGGCCTTTTTTACTCTGGtgtgatggatccaggcgcttcGTTCCTTGGTCTCAATTGCTGTGAAGGAGGTGAGAAGTACTTGGAagggtccttcccattgcggttccagagtcttttctgcaagagacttaacatacacataatcTCCAGGCTATATATCATGCACAGGTCCATTTAACCCTCTGCTTCGGGTTCCAAATAcgtgttttccaattttattgagctgtttacctaATGCCACTAGACATGAAGTTATAGTCTCATCTCCTGCCTGCGtagatatgcccttttgtatgctatagggtcatccgtacagaatttcaaaaggccttaacccctctcttgcccttggcttagttcatatgcgcagaagggccacaggaagggactgaggccaagccaaattagtctcctgtccaagtttcacgatctgctgtttgattaaatgattcatcttttctacctGACCGCTCcactggggatgatatggggtctGAAGCTGCCAATCTGTACCTAAATGGCGGCTGATTTGtcgcaccacctttgaaatgaaatgtggccctctgtcagaggatattgttgctggaaccccaaagcgCGGTGTTATTTCTTGtgttaatattctggtcacctcccgagctttggcggttctggtagggaatgcttctggccagcctgaaaaggtatctgttagtaCCAATAGGTAtcgataccccccttttcttggaagttctgaaaaatcaatctgccattgttgcccaggcccattgcctttcccaattcggcccatttccaatctcagggtatttttaggattagtctggaggcaaagatcacactgctgagtcacttgtcttaccgtagtatataaatttctagctctaatgtctttaattaagtgtttacaTAGGGCCTGTACTCCccaatgtcctttcttatgttcctcccttacCAGGGACCATattaaagaagagggaatgactatctttccttgtggggtgagggcccaaccttcctcattatatgatccttccagatctgtgataagtttttgatcttctttagtgTAATTAGGCTTACACTCTAGGGAaattcgcccatcagggattaaagctccttctacttttacctctcctttggctgcttcGTTTGCCTCCCTGTCTGCCAGCTCGTTTCCTTTCTCCAAATCCgagttcaccttttggtgtgccttgatgtgcatgattttctaggaagctggactgcttccaacagtctcagaatttcctctgcatgtctgatgtttttaccctgcaaattcaatagtcctctctctttccaaattgctccacaggcgtgtacgactccaaaggcatattttcatgggcaaatgccccgattctattatttcctggctgctagtaacagcatacccagcatgtcttttaccacttaggacatagctgcttccatccgtgaaccagttctctgtgttctccacagggctgtctctcaagtccgtGCGGCTCGAATACATCGCTTCGATGGTctctagacagtcatgttgtactggttctcctgtgttcccaccgaggaaagaggctggattgacaatgttggtaaccacaatctctacatcatctgtagcgagcaggcatcagctccccccttttcttgagactttgggctcacaaatccaagctctcaatAGTCAAAACCcagaccttcttttcaggcagaagaagagccgccgtcgctgtggcacaagagtcagaggtccctcagccagagctgagccggccgttccttgagccagtgctgatcagtaaatgggaattagggaagcacagagggatcggcgggcaacgccctgctactcgctacccccccattgggatgggacacaaagatggtcccgtgaaggttcctacgtggatctcgggcgtcacacgcaggcagaaagcgccacgtcccaacctgccggggcctggcgtcagctacggggtctctcgGCTACGTCGgccggtttggctctgagcctccaagcgtgctgtgccgtgccgtgccgacacaggggaccgtgatttccagggggacaccccagcccctcctgagcccctcgccTGGGGAAAggcatggcagggggggctgccgggtgtcacaaagggggctccagccaccccgtgaggtcacaaaggggactctgcccaccctgtgaggtcacaaaggggctCCGCCCACCTGCCCCAAAATAAAAGgccgcagccgcactgggcccacAATCATGGCGTGTGGCAACGGGCCCACCTCGGCCGAGATGCTGCTGCTAGTGATGCTCATCCTGCTGTTCCTCCTGGCTGGCGCCATGCTGGCGGCCTACTGGTTATGGGTAGGTGACGGGTGCACCGCGCTGCACCGGGGAGTGGGATGGCGTGGGGTGTGGTGGGGGGCTGTGCTGTGCGGTGGTGTAGGGTggtgtggggtgctgtgggggggctgtgctgtgggccTGGGAggtgctcccgtctcacccagctcttgtggtcctgcagaggaagaggcaggagacaAAACGATGGATGCCAGtggaagctgagctggagaacCTGAGGagtgagcggccctggcaccaagcagactggaaatggcatggcatggcaccgtgtggcacggcATGGCCCAACTGCACAGCACACGGCACGGCGTGGGACGGCATCATGGTGCAACACAGCATGGTGTGGCACGGCGTGGGACAGCATCATGGTGCAACACTGCATGGCACGGCAAAGCATGATCGCATAGTATGGCAGAGCATGACATGCCACAGAATGTCATGGGAGGCTACAACACAGCATGGCATGGAATGGCATGGCACGGTGTGGGAACCCATGGCATGGCATGACACGGCCGAACATGGTGCAGCAGGGCACGGCACGGGGTATCCGTGCAGACAGTTGGTTTTTTCGACCTGGCCCCAAgcaccctgcaaacctcatggcAGGCCTGAGCTCGCTCTGTTGGCTTCCTCGGAGGCTTCTCTACCGAagcacagaggaaggaaggagcccGCACCAagcctggagacatggtgagtgctgggggagacccccagatcctgccccagaccctcagcccatgccctgcccacgccgggcagccctgcccgtcccgccggaggggccggggtgcagcaggttcacctccctctcctcctctgcagtgacagcgcGAAGGCACCGAGCATGGAGCGCCTGTGCCCACTACCCCGGATATCGTCCCTGAGCTCCCTCTCGACGAGCAGCTCCAGTTCcgtggacaccctctgctccttcccggaGCCCTGCCCCGGTGCCATGGCGGAGCTGGCGGCGCAAAAGCGCtggggacccgcccagtccccgGAGGAAGATGAGGGGCTGGTGGAGagcctgggagcagccctgggccaggaccccccactggagcagtcagcagggaccaggcaagagcaggtccctgggcaTGAGGGGGACAAGGcgcagacacccagggatgtggagcCGGCCCCCGGCAGTCCCCACGCCCGCCTGCGGACGCTGGTGATCGAAATATGGCTGCGGAGCAATGGAGCGGAGCTGCCGGTGCCGCACATGGACACCGACAGGGCtgaggatggggacaaggagacAAGGATTCCCAACGTGGAGTCCTTGGAgatggacaggagcagccccgtgaagtcgggcagcagcagccccgtgagcctgggcagcaccatcgcggcggctccgggcaggagcagcccagcggagcccagtccccagcagcgggtgcccgcgggcaggacgcgtggccgggcgtgggagggctgtgcccagctctgcaggggtacCAAGGCCTGGTGGCAACGGCGCTGCCAGTCCTGCCGCAGGCGCTTCCGCAAGCCCCCGAGGCAACACCAATGCTGATTCCAgcgggcaccccggagacagcAGATGGCGGTGAGGGCTGGGAAAGTCCCGGTGGTGACTCCacctgaaatgtaaaaaaattaacgtatcttgtctccatccctggtgccgtggttctttacccagcccttgatgcgccttctcccccgtccctttgccaaacctcccctttgggtcccttgctgacccccccggctcctctgccgggtctcccccaggtcctggctcccagctcccccgggctttgtcccctctgtccggccccgcgtccgtaagcaccacgacggggacgtttgcttggcccagagctgctcctgccagagcaggcagggactgtgcctgcctgcaccctgcctcctgcctcctgcccccctccagagcccgggggctgcggggcaccaactgcagtaacagggtgactggacagctcagctcattggctcttttcacctgaaacaaagaaattcactcaacagtcaagttcttccctgtcaagcagatattctttatcagcagcgctggggtggccctggggattctccaccatacgggctcccaagAAGGAGTAAGGGACATCGCTTTACAGACACACGCATCGTAGATATTCATTCGATTTCCTCCAGGAGAATTTGCCACAGGGACAGAGAGGCCCTCCGGGAGGAGCTCCCTTGACACTCTCCGTGAGAGAAGCCCGGGAGTTGTCCCTGTCACATCAGGTGTCTGCCAGCTGAGCCTGTGTGAcgaggaggagggaaaagcctgagcccagcaccccCGAGCGGCCTGAGACTCTCCGTCCTGCCCCGAAGAAGGCGTCAGGCTGTGTCAGTGCCATGGGGGCCCCGGGTCACCCCGGCGGGGTGTCTGTGCGGCTGCAGGGAAACCCGCGGGGAAGGATGGGCAGGAGGTCAGCCCAGCTCGCCACACAGGCTCCGCCGGAGGGAAATTCAGCGGCTTTTGGGGCAATTCAGGCGAGGCAGCGGCACAGCACGGCGGCAGCGGCCGTGAGGGGAAGGCGCGAGCGCGGGGCTCGGGGCCGAGCTGTGGGCGGGAACAACGGCCGCGGGGTCCCGTGTCCTCTGCGCCGCTGGGCCGGGCTGCGCctcctcctgtgccccccccgctGCGGGTGCCGCTCGTGGCTGCGGGGCCAGAGCCACGGGGCTGGAGGCCGGCGCCGGTCCCGAGACTGCGCGTCCCTCGGCGGGGCGGGCAGAGCTGCCCCGGCGGCCACCGCCCTTCTAGGAGGGGCTGAACGGCCCCTGACGCGGACTGGAGGGAGAAAACGAGCAGCAGAGGAGAGCGCCGGCCCACCCCGGCCCAGCCCCTCATCGCTGGCCGATGCTGATGGCCTTCCCCCCAGGGCAGGTGGTTTTACTTTTGTTGCTCGCTCTTATTAgccttgtttaattttaattggcaataagtTCGACTAATCTTCCTCAAGTAGATTTCCCCTGGAACCGTGCCATCCCAGAACGGTTTGAGTCGGGAGGACCTTTTGGAGACCATCCAGTGCCCCCCCGACCACTGGCACAGGGGCTCTCTGGGGTGGCCACGCCCTGATGGCTTCAGAGTCTCCAGCGCAGCCCTGGGCCACCATGGCAACCACTGGGTCTCAGTGTGATGTCATCATTGCATCACAAATGCGGTCTCTATTTAAGCGGGTTGCAGGGAGGCTCGGCTGTCACTTCGGCTGTGCCTGAGTCAGCGAGCAGGACAGCAGATGGACAAGGAGATGGACAACGTCTCAAagatggagggaagagagaacaaGCAGGTAGTAGCGGGGTGCTTCGGCCTCAccccaccctctcctcccctcgGGGCGTCGCACCGGGTTCCTCGGTCTCCCCAGCTGACCCCTTTCACACCCCCTTGTCACGCAGAACTTCTGGAGGAGATGGTGCCGCGCTCTGCGCGAGATGGAGGAGTGGAAGCTGATTGTCCTCATCTTCATCTCGCACCTGAGCCTGTGGGGCCTTTTCATGGtggtgctgccctgtgcctccACTTTGTTGTCTGTCCTGGCCCTGGGCCTCCTCGCAGCCTGCTGGCCCAGGAGCAAGGCCAAGGTAGGTTGGTCTTGGCACCCCCCCCAGACACCCACTgggcagagcctgtccccagGGTGCTCGGGAACGGCCCCATATAATTGGGGGGAAAGCAGTGACCGGTGGCCGTTGCCCACCCAGCCCGGCCCCTGCTCGGGAGCCACCGAGCCCCCTCTGCTCAGACGCCAGGCTTGGGGCCAGGTCCGCTCCTGCCCCTGGAGCTCCAGCTGCCCCTTCCTGGGGTCCTCGTTTGCTGGGCAGGGGCCCTTCTGGCCCAGGGCAGCCTCCCTGCACTAACCCAGGGATTGTTTTCTGGGGACAGAGGAGCTCTGCGGAAGAGAAGAGCTGTCAGAGAGACAGGAGGAAGGACCCGATAGGTGAGCAGCCCCGGCCCAGAGCTGCGCCAGGCTCCGCAGCGGCTCCCGGCCGAGGGACGCCATTGCGGCTGGAGCCCCCGCGCCGGCTGCCCTCGCTCACTGTCCCTCtgctttctccctccctgcctcccccaggaGCCACCTCCGTCCCCAGGGAAGGTGTGGAGGGGACCACCGAGAGCCAGACAGCAGGGTAAGTCCTCCAGGAGCCCCACTCGGGGCTCTCTCTGCCCTGTGCAGCTGCCCCCTTGCCCtggggaggctgcgggggggcgagagcaggatttggccccaaGCCCCTGAGGAAGCCGAGGGCGGGAAGGTGTTAGCGGGCGAGGGAAGCGGGGGCTGGCTTGGGGAGGGCCAGGACATCCCTGGGGGGGTGGCAGGTTCCCAGCCACCGGGCCCCTCCCACAGAGCCCACCGGTGGCCCCAgcacccctctctgtcctcagCCCCTGGCCTGGCCCTTCTCTCCCGGGGCTGGAAGGTGCCCGGCCCCTCGCTATGCCCCTCGTGCTGCTGGGCTGGCCTTGCCCCGTGTCCCCACGACCCCCCGTCACCCGGAGCATCCCAGAGGTGGCAGGGCCAGCTCCGGGGAGCCGGGAGATCACCCAGGCGGTCGGGTGAAGACAGGGAGAGGGTGCTGGGTCCGGGCtgtcccacagcagcccccacAGTCCAGCCGGTGTCTCCCCCCCACAGCTGGAGGAAGCCCCACGAAGGAGAAGGGTGGGAAAACGGCTTCGGCGGGGCAGCGGCTTCTGCAAGGGAGCTCCCCCACGAGACGGGAGACGTGGGTCGAGGTGGGAATGTCGGTGCTGCCACCAGCTCGGAGCTCCTCAGGAAGCAGCCCTCCTCCTCTGACAACGACCTGGAGCAGCTGGCCACGTCCCTCCTGGAGTCCCTGGGCATGACCCACGTCTGCTGCGACCTTCTAAGTAAACTGAAGGAGGCTCGGGATAGCGAAGACATCCGCAAAGAATATGCCACCTGCCTGGAGTGCCGTCGATGCCTCACCGGCAGCTGCCCGCACCGCAGCGAGCCCGTGGCAGAGCGGGACCTGCCCACGCTGGCCGCCATCCTCCACAGCGTGGACCTACTGGTGCACGAGGAGGAGCTCCAGCTGCAAGTGGGGATGGGCTTTGAGCTGGTCCTGGCTGGGGAAACCATCTACGTCTGGGAGAGAACCCACCGGTTCCCCGAAATCCCCCCGGAGCGATGCTGCAAGAAGTGCAACGCGCCTCTGCCCAGGAGCCGTCGGGCCAGCGGGAGCCGTCGGGCCAGCGGGAGCTCTCGGGCACCGTCCGCCGTCCTCAGAGCCCCGGGAACAGCACAGGGGCAGATgagagcagccaggcaggatgcGAGGGCTCCTCCTGCGCGGGGTGTGGAGGCCAAAGGCAGCGCAGAGCTGCAGCCGGCTGCACAGCGGGAGTCTCCCCCCACCACGGTCCCCGTCTGCACCCTGGCCCAAACGGCACAAACCCCCTCCGCTGCGGCCCTGGCCCGGGTGAGCAGCGCTGGGATGTTGCCCCCGCCCTCGGTGGGGTACAAGGGCCTGGGGCAGCGGCTCAGCCTAAAGCTGAAGCGCTTCTGCCACATGTGCACCAAACTGAGGGACGAAGTGGAGAGCTGCTTCGAGTGCGAGTGCTTCTGGGAGTGGATGGAAGGAAGGTCGGCACCCAGCAGCATCACTGCTGCCCGGCGACCACTAGTTTGAGGCTGACGCCTTCCAGGCCGACACGGTGGCAGAGGCGTAAGGAGCCCCCGGCCAGAAAAGGTGGGACTGGGGGTAGCGTGGGCAGGGGGAGCCCAGCACGGGAGAACGGGGACGGGTCTCGGCTGTCTGGTGCAGCCGTCGCAGCTGTGGTGTTGAGGACGTGTTTCTGAGGGACGGGATGGCAGCGGGGTCTGGGAGCGCTGGGCTGAGGGTGAGGGGTGCGACGGCCTCACGCTGAGTTTCGGTTTGGGCACCACAGGGAACTGCTGGGAGGCGAAGGCC
Proteins encoded in this region:
- the LOC141921930 gene encoding uncharacterized protein LOC141921930 isoform X2, with the protein product MVSRQSCCTGSPVFPPRKEAGLTMLRKRQETKRWMPVEAELENLRSERPWHQADWKWHGMAPCGTAWPNCTAHGTAWDGIMVQHSMVWHGVGQHHGATLHGTAKHDRIVWQSMTCHRMSWEATTQHGMEWHGTVWEPMAWHDTAEHGAAGHGTGYPCRQLVFSTWPQAPCKPHGRPELALLASSEASLPKHRGRKEPAPSLETCDSAKAPSMERLCPLPRISSLSSLSTSSSSSVDTLCSFPEPCPGAMAELAAQKRWGPAQSPEEDEGLVESLGAALGQDPPLEQSAGTRQEQVPGHEGDKAQTPRDVEPAPGSPHARLRTLVIEIWLRSNGAELPVPHMDTDRAEDGDKETRIPNVESLEMDRSSPVKSGSSSPVSLGSTIAAAPGRSSPAEPSPQQRVPAGRTRGRAWEGCAQLCRGTKAWWQRRCQSCRRRFRKPPRQHQC
- the LOC141921930 gene encoding uncharacterized protein LOC141921930 isoform X1 — protein: MACGNGPTSAEMLLLVMLILLFLLAGAMLAAYWLWRKRQETKRWMPVEAELENLRSERPWHQADWKWHGMAPCGTAWPNCTAHGTAWDGIMVQHSMVWHGVGQHHGATLHGTAKHDRIVWQSMTCHRMSWEATTQHGMEWHGTVWEPMAWHDTAEHGAAGHGTGYPCRQLVFSTWPQAPCKPHGRPELALLASSEASLPKHRGRKEPAPSLETCDSAKAPSMERLCPLPRISSLSSLSTSSSSSVDTLCSFPEPCPGAMAELAAQKRWGPAQSPEEDEGLVESLGAALGQDPPLEQSAGTRQEQVPGHEGDKAQTPRDVEPAPGSPHARLRTLVIEIWLRSNGAELPVPHMDTDRAEDGDKETRIPNVESLEMDRSSPVKSGSSSPVSLGSTIAAAPGRSSPAEPSPQQRVPAGRTRGRAWEGCAQLCRGTKAWWQRRCQSCRRRFRKPPRQHQC
- the LOC141921526 gene encoding uncharacterized protein LOC141921526; protein product: MDKEMDNVSKMEGRENKQNFWRRWCRALREMEEWKLIVLIFISHLSLWGLFMVVLPCASTLLSVLALGLLAACWPRSKAKRSSAEEKSCQRDRRKDPIGATSVPREGVEGTTESQTAGWRKPHEGEGWENGFGGAAASARELPHETGDVGRGGNVGAATSSELLRKQPSSSDNDLEQLATSLLESLGMTHVCCDLLSKLKEARDSEDIRKEYATCLECRRCLTGSCPHRSEPVAERDLPTLAAILHSVDLLVHEEELQLQVGMGFELVLAGETIYVWERTHRFPEIPPERCCKKCNAPLPRSRRASGSRRASGSSRAPSAVLRAPGTAQGQMRAARQDARAPPARGVEAKGSAELQPAAQRESPPTTVPVCTLAQTAQTPSAAALARVSSAGMLPPPSVGYKGLGQRLSLKLKRFCHMCTKLRDEVESCFECECFWEWMEGRSAPSSITAARRPLV